Proteins found in one Triticum aestivum cultivar Chinese Spring chromosome 4D, IWGSC CS RefSeq v2.1, whole genome shotgun sequence genomic segment:
- the LOC123100561 gene encoding uncharacterized protein — MALLLLVILYFVSASPSATLAAPKNTCKFELASIAVISCQESVQSPTPSCCEALIYAVDLEPEFELDKGSCCLCKFMAARDIPFDLPSVYRSCHGKDSDIVAGWPPYMKNCNDVCYEDDVDGHTPVPPAPFAKGKQSRKSIGLRAVVAIIIGATLIIGVLLCCVYYKCPRGKARESPATSDDDSVRGGAGVEMGVIERNLSSRNLL, encoded by the exons ATGGCTCTCCTTCTTCTTGTGATCCTGTATTTTGTGTCGGCGTCACCTTCGGCGACATTGGCTGCGCCAAAGAACACGTGCAAGTTTGAACTTGCTAGTATCGCCGTGATCTCCTGCCAAGAGTCTGTGCAGTCTCCTACACCTTCGTGCTGCGAGGCTCTTATTTATGCGGTGGATCTGGAGCCAGAGTTTGAGTTAGACAAGGGTTCGTGTTGCCTATGCAAATTTATGGCTGCACGGGATATTCCCTTTGATCTTCCATCCGTGTATCGTTCTTGTCATGGCAAAGACTCTGACATAGTTGCGGGGTGGCCACCATACATGAAAAATTGCAATG atgtctgttaTGAGGACGATGTCGATGGGCATACACCAGTCCCGCCTGCCCCTTTTGCTAAGGGCAAACAAAGCCGGAAGTCGATAGGTTTAAGAGCCGTTGTTGCAATAATAATTGGAGCCACTTTGATTATTGGGGTGTTACTGTGTTGTGTCTACTACAAGTGCCCGCGTGGCAAGGCACGCGAGTCTCCTGCCACTAGTGACGACGATTCTGTGAGAG GAGGTGCTGGTGTGGAGATGGGGGTGATAGAGCGGAACTTGTCATCCAGGAATCTGCTGTAG